One Argiope bruennichi chromosome 5, qqArgBrue1.1, whole genome shotgun sequence DNA segment encodes these proteins:
- the LOC129968556 gene encoding speckle-type POZ protein-like isoform X2 encodes MSAHIKRNCFTFTWNIENISYCWQKTGEEISIIFVVKALEETKYKLNLYPRGLLDDNYISFYLHNQDATNMMINCELAFLSKQGSILASIEEENVTDMAGSDKFKVRNDVFVLNRSIYLPEDKLTARCRIWKRHGQMIEDVQCFARTRICIERESFLWNIRNFSRLQAEDQSPHTIRSVLDNEILMTLDISLKNPYTEEDSINIRIVDENSKIKYLVLHLTPLNGFGCEIKCIKKEFLFCENIKIKLLSLPFSKIGLISKKDVCLPHDALSFRCECIFSTGTVFKEIERVVYGCGNILTSEPCNHRLDNSNTALASKNVLIQNLNSLFHDNILSDIKLKTGTKTCFAHKNILSVRSPVFKVMFSNNMLETFNDSVHIEDLDSDTVYRMLQYIYTAEIKDITWEDYCKLYRAADKYEILALRNECSAYLKSNLCPNNVCEVLILADTHHDNDLKIYVQDFIFEHNIVSTEEWKCFMKTHLKLSADTMYVQVKKNRLINELRSPAHGFYANTLGTSYVSPSANTVGTSCALPSSPACSGIGNNTRSRVGSSALSGVPESPGEEEHQDGRRRKVARRSARH; translated from the exons atgtcagctcatattaaaagaaattgtttcacttttacatggaatattgaaaatatcagtTACTGCTGGCAAAAGACGGGCGAAGAAATCTCAATAATCTTTGTGGTAAAGGCATTAGAAGAAACGAAATATAAACTGAATCTGTATCCCAGAGGGCTTTTAGACGATAACTACATTAGCTTTTACCTTCATAATCAAGATGCTACGAATATGATGATAAATTGTGAGCTCGCGTTCTTGTCCAAACAGGGTTCCATACTTGCATCGATAGAAGAGGAAAATGTCACAGATATGGCTGGTTCTGATAAGTTCAAGGTAAGGAATGATGTTTTCGTTCTTAACAGGTCGATATATCTGCCTGAAGACAAGTTGACAGCACGTTGCAGAATATGGAAGCGGCATGGGCAGATGATAGAGGATGTCCAGTGCTTTGCTCGCACACGAATTTGCATCGAAAGGGAATCTTTCTTGTGGAACATTCGAAACTTCAGTCGCCTACAAGCAGAAGATCAAAGTCCCCACACGATCAGATCAGTGCTGGACAACGAAATATTGATGACTCTCGATATTTCCTTAAAGAATCCCTATACTGAAGAAGATTCAATTAATATTCGAATCGTGGATGAAAATTCTAAGATAAAGTATTTAGTTCTTCACTTAACGCCTTTAAATGGTTTCGGATGcgaaattaaatgcataaagaaaGAGTTCTTATTTTgtgagaatataaaaataaaactattgagTCTACCTTTTTCAAAAATAGGATTGATATCGAAAAAAGATGTATGCTTGCCACATGATGCTTTATCCTTTCGATGCGAGTGCATTTTTTCTACAGGGactgtttttaaagaaatcgaaAGAGTCGTTTATGGCTGTGGCAATATTCTTACAAGTGAACCATGCAATCATCGTCTAGATAACAGTAATACAGCGTTAGCATCAAAGAATGTTTTGATCCAAAATCTGAATTCCTTGTTTCATGACAACATCCTGTCTGATATAAAACTGAAAACGGGTACTAAAACGTGTTTCGCCCACAAAAATATTCTAAGTGTCCGGTCACCAGTGTTCAAAGTGATGTTCTCAAACAATATGCTGGAAACATTCAACGATTCTGTTCATATCGAAGATTTAGATAGCGATACTGTGTATAGAATGCTTCAATATATTTACACGgctgaaataaaagatataactTGGGAGGATTATTGCAAATTATACAGAGCTGCTGACAAATACGAGATCCTTGCTTTAAGGAATGAATGTTCCGCCTACTTGAAATCTAACTTGTGTCCGAATAATGTGTGTGAAGTGCTCATTCTGGCAGATACACACCATGATAATGATCTGAAAATTTATGTTCAGGATTTCATTTTTGAGCATAATATCGTAAGTACTGAAGAGTGGAAATGTTTCATGAAGACACACCTAAAATTATCTGCAGATACAATGTACGTCCAAGTTAAGAAAAACCGGTTAA tTAATGAATTGCGTTCGCCCGCCCATGGATTTTATGCCAATACCCTTGGGACTTCTTATGTTTCGCCTTCTGCCAATACTGTCGGGACATCTTGTGCTTTGCCATCATCACCGGCATGCAGCGGAATCGGCAACAATACCCGAAGTAGAGTGGGGTCGTCTGCACTCTCTGGAGTTCCAGAATCCCCGGGTGAAGAGGAACACCAGGACGGAAGAAGGAGAAAAGTCGCCCGCAGAAGTGCAc GCCACTAA
- the LOC129968556 gene encoding speckle-type POZ protein-like isoform X1, which translates to MSAHIKRNCFTFTWNIENISYCWQKTGEEISIIFVVKALEETKYKLNLYPRGLLDDNYISFYLHNQDATNMMINCELAFLSKQGSILASIEEENVTDMAGSDKFKVRNDVFVLNRSIYLPEDKLTARCRIWKRHGQMIEDVQCFARTRICIERESFLWNIRNFSRLQAEDQSPHTIRSVLDNEILMTLDISLKNPYTEEDSINIRIVDENSKIKYLVLHLTPLNGFGCEIKCIKKEFLFCENIKIKLLSLPFSKIGLISKKDVCLPHDALSFRCECIFSTGTVFKEIERVVYGCGNILTSEPCNHRLDNSNTALASKNVLIQNLNSLFHDNILSDIKLKTGTKTCFAHKNILSVRSPVFKVMFSNNMLETFNDSVHIEDLDSDTVYRMLQYIYTAEIKDITWEDYCKLYRAADKYEILALRNECSAYLKSNLCPNNVCEVLILADTHHDNDLKIYVQDFIFEHNIVSTEEWKCFMKTHLKLSADTMYVQVKKNRLINELRSPAHGFYANTLGTSYVSPSANTVGTSCALPSSPACSGIGNNTRSRVGSSALSGVPESPGEEEHQDGRRRKVARRSARGYVYFFGSSILIV; encoded by the exons atgtcagctcatattaaaagaaattgtttcacttttacatggaatattgaaaatatcagtTACTGCTGGCAAAAGACGGGCGAAGAAATCTCAATAATCTTTGTGGTAAAGGCATTAGAAGAAACGAAATATAAACTGAATCTGTATCCCAGAGGGCTTTTAGACGATAACTACATTAGCTTTTACCTTCATAATCAAGATGCTACGAATATGATGATAAATTGTGAGCTCGCGTTCTTGTCCAAACAGGGTTCCATACTTGCATCGATAGAAGAGGAAAATGTCACAGATATGGCTGGTTCTGATAAGTTCAAGGTAAGGAATGATGTTTTCGTTCTTAACAGGTCGATATATCTGCCTGAAGACAAGTTGACAGCACGTTGCAGAATATGGAAGCGGCATGGGCAGATGATAGAGGATGTCCAGTGCTTTGCTCGCACACGAATTTGCATCGAAAGGGAATCTTTCTTGTGGAACATTCGAAACTTCAGTCGCCTACAAGCAGAAGATCAAAGTCCCCACACGATCAGATCAGTGCTGGACAACGAAATATTGATGACTCTCGATATTTCCTTAAAGAATCCCTATACTGAAGAAGATTCAATTAATATTCGAATCGTGGATGAAAATTCTAAGATAAAGTATTTAGTTCTTCACTTAACGCCTTTAAATGGTTTCGGATGcgaaattaaatgcataaagaaaGAGTTCTTATTTTgtgagaatataaaaataaaactattgagTCTACCTTTTTCAAAAATAGGATTGATATCGAAAAAAGATGTATGCTTGCCACATGATGCTTTATCCTTTCGATGCGAGTGCATTTTTTCTACAGGGactgtttttaaagaaatcgaaAGAGTCGTTTATGGCTGTGGCAATATTCTTACAAGTGAACCATGCAATCATCGTCTAGATAACAGTAATACAGCGTTAGCATCAAAGAATGTTTTGATCCAAAATCTGAATTCCTTGTTTCATGACAACATCCTGTCTGATATAAAACTGAAAACGGGTACTAAAACGTGTTTCGCCCACAAAAATATTCTAAGTGTCCGGTCACCAGTGTTCAAAGTGATGTTCTCAAACAATATGCTGGAAACATTCAACGATTCTGTTCATATCGAAGATTTAGATAGCGATACTGTGTATAGAATGCTTCAATATATTTACACGgctgaaataaaagatataactTGGGAGGATTATTGCAAATTATACAGAGCTGCTGACAAATACGAGATCCTTGCTTTAAGGAATGAATGTTCCGCCTACTTGAAATCTAACTTGTGTCCGAATAATGTGTGTGAAGTGCTCATTCTGGCAGATACACACCATGATAATGATCTGAAAATTTATGTTCAGGATTTCATTTTTGAGCATAATATCGTAAGTACTGAAGAGTGGAAATGTTTCATGAAGACACACCTAAAATTATCTGCAGATACAATGTACGTCCAAGTTAAGAAAAACCGGTTAA tTAATGAATTGCGTTCGCCCGCCCATGGATTTTATGCCAATACCCTTGGGACTTCTTATGTTTCGCCTTCTGCCAATACTGTCGGGACATCTTGTGCTTTGCCATCATCACCGGCATGCAGCGGAATCGGCAACAATACCCGAAGTAGAGTGGGGTCGTCTGCACTCTCTGGAGTTCCAGAATCCCCGGGTGAAGAGGAACACCAGGACGGAAGAAGGAGAAAAGTCGCCCGCAGAAGTGCAc